The Lampris incognitus isolate fLamInc1 chromosome 17, fLamInc1.hap2, whole genome shotgun sequence genome contains a region encoding:
- the LOC130127530 gene encoding serine/threonine-protein kinase LMTK2-like isoform X1 — protein sequence MPEDDQELQPLTSSCLLARGRTVDPEAWRNSCPIPSTCTAPVVSKYPEEARWKRLCFTKQDSFTHITEDLQMALIWDVVMTDQPDSFMVFCDDHCAVSPWQPGDVYHMEDNRSTNRITGYNINHTSDSSDDLKNSNLSLQEEISTEDANANANLKSLLKPRRDHTVPSQTPSWGLREDGANANANANASLKSLLKPHRDHTVPSQTPSWGLREDDANANANLKSLLKPRRDHTVPSQAPSWGIGEGVKRKSVTFSDEVTLFLFDQDSPTKELQRTSSASHENSSDEYFDEPPDLLSDDSGLEWEDEFSVSHWALRTKASLHQYESHTGPSSSAHSQTGTGGSRCQSFLLPQTCLFLTHVSESELEQ from the exons ATGCCTGAGGACGACCAGGAGCTGCAGCCGCTCACCTCCTCCTGTCTCCTGGCTAGAGGGAGGACCGTGGACCCCGAGGCATGGAGGAACAGCTGCCCCATCCCGTCAACCTGCACTGCACCTGTTGTGTCAAAATACCCCGAGGAGGCAAGGTGGAAAAGACTCTGTTTTACAAAACAGGACTCTTTCACTCATATCACTGAGGATCTACAGATGGCACTCATCTGGGACGTTGTCATGACGGATCAGCCTGACTCTTTTATGGTTTTCTGTGACGACCACTGCGCTGTGTCACCATGGCAACCTGGGGATGTTTACCACATGGAAGACAACAGGTCAACCAATAGGATCACTGGTTACAACATCAACCATACCAGCGATTCATCAGATGATTTAAAAAACTCCAATCTTAGTCTGCAGGAGGAGATCTCCACAGAGGAcgctaatgctaacgctaacCTGAAAAGTCTTCTGAAACCTCGCAGAGACCACACGGTTCCCTCCCAGACACCATCATGGGGGCTCAGAGAAGACggcgctaatgctaatgctaatgctaatgctagcctgaAAAGTCTTCTGAAACCTCACAGAGACCACACTGTTCCCTCCCAGACACCATCATGGGGGCTCAGAGAGGACgatgctaatgctaacgctaacCTGAAAAGTCTTCTGAAACCTCGTAGAGACCACACGGTTCCCTCCCAGGCGCCATCATGGGGGATTGGGGAAGGGGTCAAAAGAAAGTCAGTGACCTTTAGTGATGAGGTCACGCTCTTCCTGTTTGATCAG GACAGTCCCACCAAGGAGCTGCAGAGAACATCTTCAGCGTCTCATGAAAACTCATCTGATGAATATTTCGACGAACCGCCAGATCTGCTCTCAGATGACAGTG GTCTGGAATGGGAAGATGAATTCTCAGTGTCGCACTGGGCCCTCAGGACCAAGGCGAGCCTCCACCAGTATGAATCACACACTGGGCCCAGTTCATCAGCGCATAGCCAGACTGGGACCGGTGGGTCGAGGTGCCAAAGTTTCCTTCTGCCCCAAACCTGCCTCTTCCTCACCCACGTCTCCGAGTCAGAACTGGAACAGTGA
- the bhlha15 gene encoding class A basic helix-loop-helix protein 15 has translation MKSKGKAVKRSRTTWSDPDPARSLEPDTEPGSSEQEGSEDSVQIGGGWRSSLRRGARERREGGRGGAGGEGGGGGGAGVMSALGPHRCRRRQHSTGSKEHNVRRLESNERERQRMHKLNNAFQALRESIPHVKMDRKLSKIETLTLAKNYIRALTTIILGMSTARLPAGEASPENSAAKLLQCYQQHLEEEEGEEGFTQYLAHLHAFSQRS, from the coding sequence ATGAAGTCTAAAGGGAAAGCTGTGAAACGCTCCAGGACCACCTGGTCCGACCCGGATCCAGCACGCAGTCTGGAGCCTGACACCGAGCCCGGATCCAGCGAACAGGAGGGCTCTGAGGACTCGGTCCAGATCGGCGGTGGTTGGAGGAGTTCTCTGAGGAGAGGAGCGCGAGAGAgacgagagggaggaagaggaggggcgggcggagagggaggaggaggaggaggtgcgggGGTGATGTCTGCGTTGGGCCCTCACCGCTGCCGCCGCCGGCAACACAGCACCGGAAGCAAAGAACACAACGTCCGGCGTCTGGAGAGCAACGAGCGGGAGCGGCAGCGCATGCACAAACTCAACAACGCCTTCCAGGCCCTGCGGGAGTCCATCCCGCACGTCAAGATGGACAGGAAGCTGTCCAAGATCGAGACGCTGACGCTCGCCAAGAACTACATCCGAGCCCTGACCACCATCATCCTGGGCATGTCCACCGCTCGCCTGCCCGCCGGCGAGGCCTCGCCCGAGAACAGCGCCGCCAAGCTGCTGCAGTGTTACCAGCAGcacctggaggaggaggagggggaggaaggtTTCACCCAATACCTCGCCCACCTGCACGCCTTCAGCCAGCGCAGCTAA
- the LOC130127530 gene encoding uncharacterized protein LOC130127530 isoform X2, whose protein sequence is MPEDDQELQPLTSSCLLARGRTVDPEAWRNSCPIPSTCTAPVVSKYPEEARWKRLCFTKQDSFTHITEDLQMALIWDVVMTDQPDSFMVFCDDHCAVSPWQPGDVYHMEDNRSTNRITGYNINHTSDSSDDLKNSNLSLQEEISTEDANANANLKSLLKPRRDHTVPSQTPSWGLREDGANANANANASLKSLLKPHRDHTVPSQTPSWGLREDDANANANLKSLLKPRRDHTVPSQAPSWGIGEGVKRKSVTFSDEVTLFLFDQVTLTCSHACTIRVHVCTIPGHA, encoded by the coding sequence ATGCCTGAGGACGACCAGGAGCTGCAGCCGCTCACCTCCTCCTGTCTCCTGGCTAGAGGGAGGACCGTGGACCCCGAGGCATGGAGGAACAGCTGCCCCATCCCGTCAACCTGCACTGCACCTGTTGTGTCAAAATACCCCGAGGAGGCAAGGTGGAAAAGACTCTGTTTTACAAAACAGGACTCTTTCACTCATATCACTGAGGATCTACAGATGGCACTCATCTGGGACGTTGTCATGACGGATCAGCCTGACTCTTTTATGGTTTTCTGTGACGACCACTGCGCTGTGTCACCATGGCAACCTGGGGATGTTTACCACATGGAAGACAACAGGTCAACCAATAGGATCACTGGTTACAACATCAACCATACCAGCGATTCATCAGATGATTTAAAAAACTCCAATCTTAGTCTGCAGGAGGAGATCTCCACAGAGGAcgctaatgctaacgctaacCTGAAAAGTCTTCTGAAACCTCGCAGAGACCACACGGTTCCCTCCCAGACACCATCATGGGGGCTCAGAGAAGACggcgctaatgctaatgctaatgctaatgctagcctgaAAAGTCTTCTGAAACCTCACAGAGACCACACTGTTCCCTCCCAGACACCATCATGGGGGCTCAGAGAGGACgatgctaatgctaacgctaacCTGAAAAGTCTTCTGAAACCTCGTAGAGACCACACGGTTCCCTCCCAGGCGCCATCATGGGGGATTGGGGAAGGGGTCAAAAGAAAGTCAGTGACCTTTAGTGATGAGGTCACGCTCTTCCTGTTTGATCAGGTGACGTTAACCTGTAGTCATGCATGTACAATACGTGTTCATGTATGTACAATACCTGGTCATGCATAG